CGGCGTCCCGGGCGTGGCCTGCTCGCGGTCGCGTGCCTGCGCGTCGTCGTCGACGACCAGCTGCGGCAGCACCGTGCGTCCGGCCGCGACCGAGGCCGCGACCGTCGCCATGCCCAACGGTGAGGCCAGCACGCGGCCCTGCCCGATCATCGTCGCCGCGTGGTCCGTGCCGTCGGAGTCGGACGGCACGGCGCCCAGGAAGGACGCGTAGCCGAGCGCCGCCTGCGGCAGCAGACCCAGCGAACCCGCGGCGTCCACGACCGCGTCCTGCGGCGCCGCGTCCCGCTGACCGATGAACGCCGTGTTGCACGAGTTCGCGAACGCGGTGCGCAGCGGGATCTGCCCGAGCGCGTCGGCCGGGTAGTCCGGGAAGTTGTCGAACCGGCGCCCGTCCACCACGACGCTCGGCTCGCACCGCACGTCGGACTCGGGCGACATGCCCGACCGCAGCAGCGCGAGCGCGCTGACCACCTTGAAGGTCGAGCCCGGCGCGTACTGGCCCAGCGTCGCGGTGGACATGCCCTCACCGCCCGCACCGCTCGCCGCCGCGAGCACGGCCCCGGTGGAGGGCCGGATCGCGACGACCGCGGACGCGGGCACCACGTCCCGCAGCACGTCCTCGGCCGTCTGCTGCAGGTCGAGGTCGAGCGTGAGGCGCAGCGGCTCGCCGGCCACCGGGGCGATCTCGAACAGCTCGCGCGTCGCCGAGGTCTCCTGGTCCACCGCCTCGATGGTCAGGCCCGCGACACCGCGCAGCTGCTCGTCGAACTGGCGCTGCAGGCCGGACAGCCCCGTCAGGTCGCCCGCGGCGATCGCACCCTCGGACTTCTCGATGACCTCGGCGGTCGCGGGACCGACCGTGCCCAGCACGGGCCGCGCGAACTCGCGCGTGGGGGCGAGCGGCAGCTCGCCGGGCGACGCGAGCACGCCGTCCAGCGCGGTGAGCTTCTCGACGTCGTAGGACCGGTCGCCCGTGCGCACGACGATGGCCTCGACGAACGCCTTCTCGCCCGCGGCCGCCACGCGCTCGGCGTACGCGTCGGCGTCGATCTCGAGCGCGTCCGCGAGCGCGCGCGCCGCGGCGGGCGTGCGCTCGGGCGTGATGCGCGTCTTGTCGATGCCGATGCGGAGCACCGGGCGCGCCTCGACCAGCACCTCGTCGTCCGCCCCCAGGACGTCCGCGCGCTCGGCGCTCCGGCGGACCACCGCGAGGTCCTCGCCCTCGGTCAGGTCCGGCACCAGGATCGTGCGGTCCCACGCGGTGGCCCAGACGTCCTCGTCGTCACGCGTCATCCGCGCGGTCGTCGTGTACGTCCAGTCCTCGGTCCGGCCCGTCACCCAGGTCCACGCGAGCTCGACGACCGCGCTCGCGTCGTCGTCCTCGGCCGGCTCGGCCGACTCGACCTCGACGCGCAGCGCGTCGTCGCCCAGCGCGTCCAGCACCGCGTCGAACGCGGCGGTGCGCTGCTCGGCCGCCTGGGCCGGCGTGGTCCCCGCAGCGAGCGCGACGTCGGACAGGTCACCGTCCTGCAGCGCGGCCGCGAGCGCCGCGGCGGCGTCCTGAGGACCCGGCGGGTCGTCGTCGCACGCCGTGAGCGACACGGTCGCCACCAGCGCCAGCGCCATGAGTCCGCCTGCCGTGCGCGCGTTCATCCAGCCCCCTGCTCCCGGTCGGCCCGCCGCTGGTCTCGCGGACGCCCGGCGCGCCTCGAGGCACGCGGGACGCTCGGTGCGTCGCTGCTCGGACGCGGCGTCGTCGTGACGCGCGCCGTCGCGGGGACGCGGCCGGCGGGCGGTCCCTGCGGTGCCACGCGGTCCGGTGACCGCCCGTCGGGACGCTCGTCCCGCACAGCGGGACGGTGGCACTCTACCCGGGCAACTACCCGCGACCAGGGATTTCTCCCGCCCGGAGTCGATCCTGCGCGCGCTCGCTCGTCATGCTGGTGACCGCATCCCGTACTCGCGAAGGAGCGCGCCATGCCCCGTTACCTGCTCGCCGTGGACTTCCAGCCCGGCGCCGACCCCACCCCGATGGACCGGTGGACGCCCGCTGAGGTGGACGCCCACCTCGCGTACTACGGCCGCCTCAACGACGAGCTCGCGGCACGCGGCGAGTTGGTGGGCGGGGAGGTGCTCGCCGGTCCCGACGTGGCGCGCGTGGTCCGCTCGCAGGGCCCGGGCGCGACCACCGTGACCGAAGGTCCGTTCGCGGAGTACAGCGAGTGGCTCGCGGGCTTCCAGGTGGTCGAGGTGGCGTCGCTCGAGCGCGCGCTCGAGATCGCCGCGCTCGTCTCGGCCGTCCCCGGCCGGGGCGGGGTCCCCCTGGGGCAGCCGATCCAGGTGCGGGAGATCGTGACCGTGGGACCCGCGGACGCCGAGCAGATGCGGGAGTGGCTGCGCGACGCCGACGGGACGTGAGGCTTCACCCCGGCTGCCGGGAACGCGGCCCACGCGGCGGCCGTTGCTGCGTCCGTGACGACGACGCCCTCGCCCGCGCCCCCGGTCCTGCCCGCCCTGCCCGCGCAGGCGGACCGGCTGATCCACCTCGGCGTCCACACGACCGCCGGCCTCACGGCCGACGCGCTCCGGCGTGCCGCGGCCGACGGGCCGGCCGACGGGCTCCTCGTCGTCTCCCCCACGTGCGCACCGGTGTCCGCGCTCGCGCCGCTGCTGTCGCTCGGCGGGCGGTCCGGCTTCGTGGTCCAGGACATGACGGACGTCGACGACTTCATGCCGCTGCCGGACCTGGACGTGCCCACCACCCCGGTCTACGTGATCGAGCCGCCGGACCGGGGCGACGACCTCGCCAACTGGTCCCCCGACGAGGCGCTGGTCGAGCTGACCGCCCGCGGTCGCTCACCGCTCACGCTCGCCGAGGGTGTGCACTGGGCGCTCCAGGTGCCGGGCGTGCTCGAGCGGAACCGCTGCTTCATGACGATCGGATCGCGGCGGGTCGGCGCCCGCGGCCGGCTCGACGCACGCACGCCCGCGCTGTGGATCTCCGGTGGTACGGGCCGGGACGGCCGGGAGCGGCGCGGCGCGCCCAAGGTCGGGTGGTGCTGGGCGGGCAACCGGCACACGTGGCTCGGCTTCGCGTCCACGACCGCGCGGCACGCGGTCGCCTCAGGTGGGCAGGAGGCCTGAGGTGGGGTCGCGGTCGGTGAGGCAGTAGGGCAGGCCCGCGGGGTCGACGAGCGTCGTCCACCGGGGCCCGTGGCCCCGCACGCGCGCGCCGGCGGCCACGTGCGCGCGCTCCACCGCGTGCCGCGCGGTGCAGGCCACGTCCAGGTGCGCGGTCACGGTGCGGCGCGGGTCGTCAGCGCCCAGGCGTTGCAGCATGAGGCGCAGCGGCATCCCCGCGGGTCGCTCGAGCGGCACGAGCTCACCCACGCTCCCGCGGCGTGGCGCCCAGCCCGTGAGCTCCGACCAGAACGCCACCTCGGCGTCGAACCGTCGTGCGGGCACGTCCAGGCACAGCTGGTCCACGAGCGCGGTGGGGTGCTCGTCCGGCCGTCCCGGCGCGGGGACGGGGACGGGTGCCTGCCGCCGGGTCGCGCCCGTGTCCCGCACCAGGCAGAACACGTACCCGCCGGGTGAGGACAGCACCGCGTGCGTGCCCGCGTCGTGCTCGAGCGCCGCGCCCAGCGCGAGCGCGCGGACCAGCGCGGCGCGCACCGCGGCCGGATCACCCACGTGCAGGTCCAGGTGCACGCGCGGGCCGTCGGCGAAGCGCTGCACGCGCAGGTGGTCGTCCGCGTCCGGCGGGAGCAGGGTCGCGTACTCGTCGGCGTCCCCGCGCCACGGGGACAGCGTGCTCGCGGTCGCCGCGAGCCAGAAGTCCAGCGCCGCGTCCACGGTGCCCGGGGGGAGGTCGAGCATCGCGGTGGTCCAGCGGATGGGCATGCCGGTCACGCTAGCGGCGCGGGCGCGGACCCTCGACCGTCAGGTGGACCTCGACGGTGTCCCCCACCTCGATCCCCTCGCGCACGCGCACCGCGTCCTTCACGGGGAGGACGAAGCCGCCGTCCTTGGCGAACAGCGACGTCGTGAACGGGGTGCCGCCGATCCGCGCGGCGACGGGGATCATCCCCCACCCGTACGTGACGAGCCGCTTGACCGCCTCGAGCTCGGCGGCGTGCGGCGGCGGGACGGTCACGAAGTGGTACGGCGACGGGCCGCGCCAGTGCCAGACCTCACCGGAGAACTCGAGCTCCATGGGGCCCAGCATGGCGCGGCCCGCCGGCACGCGCTGCTCGTCGTCAGACGCGCACGACGACCTTGCCGCGGACGTGACCCGTCTGGCTCGCCTCGTGCGCGGCGGCCGCGTCCGCGAGGTCGAAGACCTGCGCGACGTCGACCCGCAGCCGGCCCTCGTCCGCGAGCGCCGAGAGCGCGTCGAGGTCCGCGGAGCTGGGGCGCACCCACACGTACTGACCGCCGAGCTCGTCGCGCGCCGCCGCCTCGACGATCGACGCGACCGTGCCGCCCTCGGCGAGCACCGCACGCGTGGTGGCCACCAGGTCGTCGGAGCCGAAGTCCAGGACCACGTCGACGCCGCCGGGGGCGAGCGCGCGCACGCGGTCGGCCAGGCCCTCGCCGTACGTCACGGGCTCGGCGCCCAGCGAGCGCAGGTGCTCGTGGTTCTTCTCGGACGCGGTCCCGATGACGCGTGCGCCACGCGCCGCCGCGATCTGCACCGCGAACTGCCCGACGCCACCGGCCGCGGCGTGCACCAGCACGGTCTGCCCGGCACGCACACCCGTGCGCTCGATGCTCTGGTAGGCGGTGAGACCCGCGAGCGGCACGGCGGCGGCCTCCTCGAACGTGAGCGACGCGGGCTTGCGCGCGAGCGTGCGCACGGGCGCCGCGACCAGCTCAGCGAACGTGCCGCCCTGCATCCAGTCCTTGCGCACGTAGCCGTACACCTCGTCACCCACGCTGAGCTCGGGCGTGTCCAGCCCGACGCGCTCGACGACGCCCGCGACGTCCCAGCCCGGGACCACGGGGAACACGGTGTCCATGAGCGGGTCCAGGTAGCCCGCGCGGACCTTCCAGTCCACGGGGTTGACCGACGCGGCCTTGACCCGGACCAGCACCGAGTCGGGCCCGACCTTGGGCGTGGGCTGCTCGGTGAGCTCGAGGACGTCGCTGCCGCCGTAGCGGCTGTAGGTGATTGCTCGCATACCGAGGGCCAACCGCGCCCGGACCGCGCGTCTTCCCCGCGGCGGCCGATCCGTGCGTCACATCCGCCGGCCCGGGTGCGGGTCGTCGGCACGTAGGGTCGGCGCTCGTGGACTGGGTGCGCGAGTGGTGGCAGGACGTGACGACGCCGTCGGCGGTGCCGTCCGTGACCGTGGTGGTGCTGACCGGCGTCGCCGTGCTCGTCGTGCTGGCGGTGCCGCTCGCGTGGCGGGTGGCGCGGCACGCGCTGACGATCGTGCACGAGGCGGGGCACGCGGTGGTCGCGCTGCTGGTCGGACGCCAGGTCTCCGGGATCAGGGTGCACTCGGACACGTCGGGGCTCACGCTCTCGCGCGGGCGGCCGCGCGGGCCCGGGATGGTCGCGACCGCGTTCGCGGGGTATCCCGCCCCGGCGGTGGTCGGCGTGGGCGCAGCCGCGCTGCTCGCGCGCGGCTACGACGTCGCGCTGCTGTGGGCGCTGCTGGCACTGGTGGCGGGCGTGCTCGTCGCGATCCGCAACTGGTACGGCCTGTGGGCGGTGCTCGTGAGTCTCGCGGTGCTCGTCGCGGTGACGGGGTGGGGCACGCCCGCGGTGCAGGCGGCGTTCGCGTACGTGGTCACGTGGTTCTTCCTGCTCGGCGCGCCGCGCGCGGTCCTCGAGATGCAGTCGGGACGACGATCCGCGCGCCGCCGCGGGGCCCGTGACACGTCCGACGCGGGGCTGCTGGGCGGCCTGACGCACACGCCGGGCGCGCTGTGGGTGGGGGTGCTCGGGCTGGTCACGCTCGCGGCGCTCGGGCTGGGCGGCGCGTGGCTGGTCGGTCTGCAGGTGTGACGCGCGCCCGGGTGGCAGGCACCCGTCGGGCGCCGATGATGGGGGGATGAGCCTGAGCGGACGCCTGCTGGTGGCGACCCCGCGCCTGCTCGACCCCCATTTCCACCGCACGGTCGTGCTGCTGCTGGACCACACCGACGAGGGTGCGTTCGGCGTGGTGCTCAACCGCCCGCTGCCGGTCGAGGTGGAGGCCGTGCTACCCGGGTGGCAGACGGTCGTCTCCTGGCCGGGCGGCCTGTTCCAGGGCGGGCCGGTGGGCCTGGACGGAGCGATCGGCGTGGCCGTCGCGAGCGACGACGACCCGACCGTGGTCGACCGGTTCACCGGCTCGTTCGGGCTCGTGG
The Cellulomonas gilvus ATCC 13127 DNA segment above includes these coding regions:
- a CDS encoding YqgE/AlgH family protein: MSLSGRLLVATPRLLDPHFHRTVVLLLDHTDEGAFGVVLNRPLPVEVEAVLPGWQTVVSWPGGLFQGGPVGLDGAIGVAVASDDDPTVVDRFTGSFGLVDLDADPGSLAGRFAGLRIFAGHSGWGAGQLEAEVDEGAWFVVPAEPTDAFTAEPTSLWSRVLLRQGGDLAMLAHYPADVHLN
- a CDS encoding VOC family protein gives rise to the protein MPIRWTTAMLDLPPGTVDAALDFWLAATASTLSPWRGDADEYATLLPPDADDHLRVQRFADGPRVHLDLHVGDPAAVRAALVRALALGAALEHDAGTHAVLSSPGGYVFCLVRDTGATRRQAPVPVPAPGRPDEHPTALVDQLCLDVPARRFDAEVAFWSELTGWAPRRGSVGELVPLERPAGMPLRLMLQRLGADDPRRTVTAHLDVACTARHAVERAHVAAGARVRGHGPRWTTLVDPAGLPYCLTDRDPTSGLLPT
- a CDS encoding NADP-dependent oxidoreductase, which codes for MRAITYSRYGGSDVLELTEQPTPKVGPDSVLVRVKAASVNPVDWKVRAGYLDPLMDTVFPVVPGWDVAGVVERVGLDTPELSVGDEVYGYVRKDWMQGGTFAELVAAPVRTLARKPASLTFEEAAAVPLAGLTAYQSIERTGVRAGQTVLVHAAAGGVGQFAVQIAAARGARVIGTASEKNHEHLRSLGAEPVTYGEGLADRVRALAPGGVDVVLDFGSDDLVATTRAVLAEGGTVASIVEAAARDELGGQYVWVRPSSADLDALSALADEGRLRVDVAQVFDLADAAAAHEASQTGHVRGKVVVRV
- a CDS encoding DUF1905 domain-containing protein yields the protein MELEFSGEVWHWRGPSPYHFVTVPPPHAAELEAVKRLVTYGWGMIPVAARIGGTPFTTSLFAKDGGFVLPVKDAVRVREGIEVGDTVEVHLTVEGPRPRR
- a CDS encoding DUF5701 family protein; this translates as MTTTPSPAPPVLPALPAQADRLIHLGVHTTAGLTADALRRAAADGPADGLLVVSPTCAPVSALAPLLSLGGRSGFVVQDMTDVDDFMPLPDLDVPTTPVYVIEPPDRGDDLANWSPDEALVELTARGRSPLTLAEGVHWALQVPGVLERNRCFMTIGSRRVGARGRLDARTPALWISGGTGRDGRERRGAPKVGWCWAGNRHTWLGFASTTARHAVASGGQEA
- a CDS encoding penicillin-binding transpeptidase domain-containing protein, whose product is MNARTAGGLMALALVATVSLTACDDDPPGPQDAAAALAAALQDGDLSDVALAAGTTPAQAAEQRTAAFDAVLDALGDDALRVEVESAEPAEDDDASAVVELAWTWVTGRTEDWTYTTTARMTRDDEDVWATAWDRTILVPDLTEGEDLAVVRRSAERADVLGADDEVLVEARPVLRIGIDKTRITPERTPAAARALADALEIDADAYAERVAAAGEKAFVEAIVVRTGDRSYDVEKLTALDGVLASPGELPLAPTREFARPVLGTVGPATAEVIEKSEGAIAAGDLTGLSGLQRQFDEQLRGVAGLTIEAVDQETSATRELFEIAPVAGEPLRLTLDLDLQQTAEDVLRDVVPASAVVAIRPSTGAVLAAASGAGGEGMSTATLGQYAPGSTFKVVSALALLRSGMSPESDVRCEPSVVVDGRRFDNFPDYPADALGQIPLRTAFANSCNTAFIGQRDAAPQDAVVDAAGSLGLLPQAALGYASFLGAVPSDSDGTDHAATMIGQGRVLASPLGMATVAASVAAGRTVLPQLVVDDDAQARDREQATPGTPQPTDDAGPVRPLVDLTQQEAAQLRELMRGVVTDGGAAFLQDVPGEPVAAKTGTAQFGPEDDLRNHVWMIAIQGDLAVAVFVDEGEYGSTTAGPLLAEFLAAAR
- a CDS encoding YciI family protein; protein product: MPRYLLAVDFQPGADPTPMDRWTPAEVDAHLAYYGRLNDELAARGELVGGEVLAGPDVARVVRSQGPGATTVTEGPFAEYSEWLAGFQVVEVASLERALEIAALVSAVPGRGGVPLGQPIQVREIVTVGPADAEQMREWLRDADGT
- a CDS encoding M50 family metallopeptidase, whose product is MDWVREWWQDVTTPSAVPSVTVVVLTGVAVLVVLAVPLAWRVARHALTIVHEAGHAVVALLVGRQVSGIRVHSDTSGLTLSRGRPRGPGMVATAFAGYPAPAVVGVGAAALLARGYDVALLWALLALVAGVLVAIRNWYGLWAVLVSLAVLVAVTGWGTPAVQAAFAYVVTWFFLLGAPRAVLEMQSGRRSARRRGARDTSDAGLLGGLTHTPGALWVGVLGLVTLAALGLGGAWLVGLQV